One Pedomonas mirosovicensis genomic region harbors:
- the gspC gene encoding type II secretion system protein GspC, whose amino-acid sequence MLIQKPRKLARRQKKGAARVPFFLPAFLRAQTLSGSRALVRLPSIISALLVMLMASTAANLLWMWADFSDGQNTAGRRPLPAQGASVKTDFSVLSAFDPFHRAAPAAADVAAKTAPVTSLDLQLFGVRAGENGEGSAIVRTPDKNQGVFRVGDAIMPGVTLRAVMADRIVLSHQGNTESLYLDPDARGHQTIAEASAPSQPVEAAGLEAQKLDFQTVLNAVRLSPRVVDGVVRGFSINPGADAEAFRRSGLEPGDVLLAVNGTALDTAERMAALETSLRGARSVRLEVERGGARKIIEISNAL is encoded by the coding sequence ATGCTTATCCAAAAGCCTAGAAAGCTTGCGCGAAGACAGAAGAAGGGGGCGGCTCGCGTTCCCTTCTTTCTTCCCGCCTTTTTGCGCGCGCAAACCCTCTCTGGCAGCCGGGCCCTGGTCCGGCTGCCTTCCATCATCAGTGCGTTGCTCGTCATGCTTATGGCCAGCACGGCCGCAAATCTGCTGTGGATGTGGGCTGACTTTTCCGATGGCCAAAACACAGCGGGAAGGAGGCCGCTTCCCGCGCAGGGCGCATCGGTGAAAACTGATTTCAGCGTGCTGTCGGCGTTCGATCCGTTTCATCGCGCGGCGCCAGCGGCCGCAGACGTGGCGGCAAAGACCGCGCCGGTAACCAGTCTCGACCTGCAACTGTTCGGCGTGCGCGCCGGCGAGAATGGCGAGGGTTCGGCCATTGTCCGCACGCCCGATAAAAATCAGGGCGTGTTCAGGGTGGGCGATGCGATCATGCCGGGCGTCACCCTGCGAGCTGTCATGGCTGATCGCATTGTCCTCTCCCACCAGGGGAATACGGAAAGCCTCTACCTCGACCCTGACGCCAGGGGCCACCAGACCATCGCCGAGGCTTCCGCACCATCGCAGCCAGTGGAGGCCGCAGGGCTGGAGGCGCAGAAACTCGATTTTCAGACCGTGCTGAACGCGGTGCGCCTGTCGCCGCGGGTGGTTGATGGCGTTGTCCGCGGCTTCTCGATCAATCCGGGCGCGGATGCGGAGGCTTTCCGCCGCAGCGGCCTTGAGCCGGGCGACGTGTTGCTGGCGGTCAACGGCACGGCGCTCGACACGGCAGAGCGCATGGCTGCGCTCGAGACCAGCCTGCGCGGCGCACGAAGCGTCCGGCTCGAAGTCGAGCGGGGCGGGGCCAGGAAAATCATCGAAATTTCGAATGCACTTTGA
- a CDS encoding TonB-dependent receptor domain-containing protein — protein sequence MASTIWMVPIVELHAQQAAQTPQPEAFDELLVQGEYIPDEKRATSEISNILDAEDFKITGDSDIGSALQRVTGLSLVDGKFVFVRGLGERYSSVLLDGASLPSPEPLRRVVPLDIFPTALLGSALVQKSYSPQYPAEFGGGVLELRTRAVPEERFFSISLSTAYNTESTFKKGLGYDGHDLDFTGFGGSKRKIPDIIANNYPLSNLSPEQLEQAGEALPNVWSLDEEPNMPQFTGELVYGDRFELGEKNLGIIAAVRYDSKFQNEFGTRSRYTTSDAGPVVNENISPEVCESYEGATGCGYRRSDWTIGLNGILSLGLELDDANAIKYTTLLLRKTDRISEIYQGEFASDPGTLRNRSGFDWIEQQVWTNQLSGEHAFEMDGATFGELKLDWRAVYSQASREVKLRRDYTYDFDENSQVWRNRARPDGNRTSFGGLDDTNIEGGFDFDQELALGAIEMNLKGGAAYTDKERDSAFRRFYYAYPAGAHLELRERIPEIIFGPTNIDPNGFVLRENTDPSDFFDASMENVQGYGQLDIRLTPTLRLAAGARYEDSKQIVNTVDRATEEAIRTTLRGEYLLPAATATYEFAENMQVRAGYSQTISRPDLRELSSAAFIDERRRLTRGNPYLKITEIKNYDLRWEWYFGKQDSLTIGAFYKDFTNPIEWTYVPRGEGFIREPRNAPGAKLKGVEADVETYLPFFKGSSSEWLARKDFFVKANVAYIDSEIELEPGVETTANRSMQGQSDVLVNAQVGYDDPIAGERFALIFNFTGERIDDVGLLQAPNFVEKPPVMLNLTYARAFSLWGGEYEFSFEAENLLGDDFMIKQGDFVAEQYDIGRTFKIGISARY from the coding sequence ATGGCCTCGACGATCTGGATGGTTCCGATTGTCGAGCTTCATGCCCAGCAAGCCGCCCAGACCCCCCAGCCGGAAGCATTTGATGAGCTTCTGGTTCAGGGCGAATACATTCCCGACGAAAAGCGGGCGACGTCGGAAATCTCGAACATTCTCGATGCCGAGGATTTCAAGATTACCGGCGACTCCGATATCGGCAGCGCGCTTCAGCGCGTGACGGGCCTCAGCCTCGTTGATGGCAAGTTCGTCTTCGTGCGCGGCCTTGGCGAGCGTTACTCGTCGGTGCTGCTGGATGGCGCGTCGCTGCCGAGCCCCGAGCCGCTGCGCCGGGTGGTGCCGCTGGACATCTTCCCGACCGCACTGCTTGGCAGCGCGCTCGTGCAGAAGTCCTACTCACCCCAGTATCCGGCCGAATTCGGTGGCGGCGTTCTGGAGCTTCGCACGCGCGCGGTGCCGGAAGAGCGCTTCTTCTCCATCAGCCTGTCCACGGCCTACAATACGGAATCCACCTTCAAGAAGGGCCTCGGCTACGACGGCCATGACCTGGATTTCACCGGCTTTGGCGGCAGCAAACGCAAAATTCCCGATATCATCGCGAACAACTATCCGCTCAGCAACCTGAGCCCTGAGCAGCTGGAGCAGGCCGGCGAGGCCCTGCCCAACGTTTGGTCTCTGGATGAAGAGCCCAACATGCCTCAGTTCACCGGCGAGCTGGTCTATGGCGACCGGTTCGAGCTAGGCGAGAAGAACCTCGGCATCATCGCGGCCGTGCGGTACGACAGCAAGTTCCAGAACGAGTTCGGCACGCGCAGCCGCTACACCACGTCAGACGCCGGCCCGGTGGTGAACGAGAACATCTCCCCCGAGGTTTGCGAGAGCTACGAAGGAGCCACGGGCTGCGGCTACCGGCGCAGCGACTGGACGATCGGGCTCAACGGCATCCTCTCCTTGGGGCTGGAACTGGATGACGCCAACGCCATCAAGTACACCACGCTCCTCTTGCGGAAGACCGATCGCATCTCGGAAATCTATCAGGGCGAATTTGCATCCGACCCCGGCACGCTGCGGAACCGCTCCGGTTTCGACTGGATCGAGCAGCAGGTATGGACCAACCAGCTCTCGGGCGAGCACGCCTTCGAGATGGATGGCGCCACGTTCGGCGAGCTGAAGCTCGACTGGCGCGCCGTCTATTCGCAGGCCAGCCGCGAGGTGAAGCTGCGCCGTGACTACACCTACGATTTCGACGAAAACAGCCAGGTGTGGCGGAACCGGGCGCGCCCGGACGGCAACCGCACGTCATTCGGCGGGCTTGACGACACCAACATCGAGGGCGGCTTCGATTTCGATCAGGAGCTGGCGCTCGGCGCCATCGAAATGAACCTGAAGGGCGGCGCGGCCTATACCGACAAGGAACGCGACAGCGCCTTCCGCCGGTTTTATTACGCCTACCCTGCGGGCGCGCACCTGGAATTGCGCGAGCGTATTCCGGAGATCATCTTCGGGCCGACCAACATCGACCCCAACGGCTTCGTGCTGCGGGAAAACACCGATCCATCTGATTTCTTCGACGCCAGCATGGAGAACGTGCAGGGCTACGGTCAGTTGGATATTCGCCTGACCCCGACCCTGCGGCTCGCGGCCGGCGCCCGTTACGAAGACTCCAAGCAGATCGTCAACACGGTCGACCGCGCCACCGAAGAGGCCATCCGCACCACGCTGCGCGGCGAGTACCTCCTGCCCGCGGCAACCGCCACCTATGAGTTTGCGGAGAACATGCAGGTGCGCGCGGGCTACAGCCAGACCATCTCGCGGCCGGACCTGCGCGAGCTGTCGAGCGCGGCTTTCATCGACGAGCGCCGCCGCCTCACCCGGGGCAATCCGTATCTCAAGATCACCGAGATCAAGAACTACGACCTGCGCTGGGAATGGTACTTCGGCAAGCAGGACTCCTTGACCATCGGCGCCTTCTACAAGGATTTCACCAATCCGATCGAGTGGACTTACGTGCCGCGCGGCGAAGGCTTCATCCGCGAACCGCGCAACGCGCCGGGCGCGAAGCTGAAGGGCGTCGAGGCAGACGTCGAGACCTACCTGCCTTTCTTCAAGGGTTCGAGCAGCGAATGGCTGGCCCGCAAGGACTTCTTCGTGAAGGCCAACGTCGCCTATATCGACTCCGAGATCGAGCTTGAGCCGGGCGTCGAGACGACGGCCAACCGTTCGATGCAGGGCCAGTCCGACGTGCTGGTCAATGCCCAGGTTGGTTACGATGATCCGATCGCGGGCGAACGGTTCGCGCTCATCTTCAACTTCACCGGCGAGCGCATCGATGACGTGGGCCTCTTGCAGGCACCGAACTTCGTCGAGAAGCCGCCGGTCATGCTCAACCTGACCTACGCCCGCGCCTTCAGCCTGTGGGGCGGCGAGTATGAGTTCAGCTTCGAAGCCGAAAACCTGCTGGGCGATGACTTCATGATCAAGCAGGGCGACTTCGTTGCCGAGCAGTACGATATCGGCAGAACCTTCAAGATCGGCATCAGCGCCCGCTACTAA
- a CDS encoding TonB-dependent receptor, which yields MSSSSRSVVSCLAILTATCPAVVQAQAAPEIDAIVVTGQRAQQIRSLALKQEALGVMDAVSANDIGRLPDRNVAEVIERLPGVGVQYDQGEGRYASVRGVPSELNGYTLNGFEIGNPDGDTRALPLDVVSGQLLNRVEVSKVKSADQQAQGIGGTINLVTQTAFDFRDSFVVSANGQVGYQEMNSKSQPVQGDVSVGGRFGEDEQFGILVGASYSDRTFTSNGIYPDDWFAVDAMERGGLPTNLKYTDYRLNRERIGASGSFDWRPNDDHQFYVRGFYSKFKEDEYRQRMRLDFADADLVADGSVVIHPDGLTGTSTATQQRSDLRLEQKEKSVLAGMAGGQSRFGLWTAEYGIARIHNELDEPNQSWQFRGNPGPLDFDFTDKLYTVTPQNGYLTPADLEFREYTEQDDHGEEDTWAARLDLKRDLEFSENSFVKFGANFRTTDKSFNGNTTSYGRGSAGNRFSLDGLAGDSVWVDAGGASDYYLSPSIDQDAIIDFTEGKLGGPQFVLDESGTLADTVLPDYDLTEEVYAGYAMTNLEFGDVAVTAGLRVEHTKVDIQGFDLENEADVVAASGDADYTNWLPSLIVRYTPVESLIVRAAYSRSIGRPQYDSLRPGGEVGYVDNGDGTFDGAVSRGNPALKPYVSDNLDLTAEWYFAEGGILSAGAFMKFVKNPIFTQSFTMENASFGGRTYDRLEFSQPQNADEGEIKGVEFAYQQQFTFLPGLWSGFGFGANLTLVDSELKIPGRSKSGFPQQSDLLWGVQLFYEYGPVEASVGYHTTGKALASIGDERLTDVYNDDLRRLDAKFSYAFSPNFRMFVEGKNLTDEPTRQYQGGIGNWVVQNERYGRSFYVGAAVRF from the coding sequence ATGTCCTCCTCATCGCGTAGCGTTGTCAGCTGCCTGGCAATCCTGACTGCAACCTGCCCCGCCGTCGTTCAGGCGCAGGCAGCGCCGGAAATCGACGCCATCGTTGTCACCGGCCAACGCGCCCAGCAAATCCGGTCGCTTGCGCTGAAACAGGAAGCGCTTGGGGTAATGGATGCGGTTTCGGCCAACGATATCGGCCGCCTGCCGGATCGCAACGTGGCCGAGGTGATCGAGCGTCTGCCGGGCGTGGGCGTGCAATACGACCAGGGGGAGGGCCGCTATGCCTCGGTGCGCGGCGTTCCTTCCGAACTCAACGGCTACACGCTGAACGGTTTTGAAATCGGCAACCCGGATGGCGACACCCGCGCCCTGCCGCTCGACGTGGTCTCCGGCCAGCTGCTCAACCGCGTGGAAGTGTCCAAGGTCAAATCGGCGGACCAGCAGGCCCAGGGGATCGGCGGCACTATCAATCTTGTCACCCAGACGGCGTTTGATTTTCGCGACTCCTTTGTCGTCTCCGCCAACGGCCAGGTCGGTTACCAGGAGATGAACAGTAAAAGCCAGCCGGTGCAGGGCGACGTGAGCGTTGGGGGCCGCTTCGGCGAGGACGAACAGTTCGGCATTCTGGTTGGCGCCAGCTATTCCGACCGCACCTTCACCAGCAACGGCATCTATCCGGACGACTGGTTCGCGGTGGATGCGATGGAGCGCGGCGGCCTGCCGACCAACCTGAAATACACCGACTACCGGCTCAACCGCGAGCGTATCGGCGCCAGCGGCTCGTTCGATTGGCGGCCGAACGACGATCACCAGTTTTATGTGCGCGGCTTCTACAGCAAGTTCAAGGAAGACGAATACCGCCAGCGCATGCGGCTTGATTTTGCGGACGCGGATCTGGTGGCGGACGGCAGCGTCGTCATCCATCCTGATGGCCTGACAGGCACTTCGACCGCAACCCAGCAGCGTTCAGACCTGCGGCTGGAGCAGAAGGAAAAATCGGTGCTCGCCGGCATGGCGGGCGGGCAAAGCCGCTTCGGTTTATGGACGGCGGAATACGGTATCGCCCGCATTCACAATGAGCTGGATGAACCGAACCAGAGCTGGCAGTTCCGGGGTAATCCGGGCCCGCTCGATTTCGATTTTACCGACAAGCTCTATACCGTCACGCCGCAGAACGGCTACCTGACGCCGGCGGATCTGGAATTCCGCGAGTACACGGAGCAGGACGACCATGGTGAGGAAGACACCTGGGCGGCGCGGCTCGACCTGAAGCGGGACCTGGAGTTCAGCGAGAACAGCTTCGTCAAGTTCGGCGCGAATTTCCGTACCACCGACAAGTCGTTCAATGGCAACACGACCTCCTATGGCCGGGGCAGCGCGGGCAACCGCTTCTCCCTGGACGGGCTGGCGGGCGACAGTGTGTGGGTGGATGCCGGCGGCGCGTCGGATTACTACCTGTCGCCTTCCATCGATCAGGATGCGATCATTGATTTCACCGAGGGCAAGCTGGGCGGCCCCCAGTTCGTGCTCGATGAAAGCGGCACGCTCGCGGACACTGTTCTGCCTGACTATGACCTGACGGAAGAGGTCTATGCGGGTTACGCCATGACCAACCTGGAGTTTGGCGACGTAGCGGTGACAGCCGGCCTGCGCGTTGAACACACCAAGGTCGATATCCAGGGTTTTGACTTGGAGAACGAGGCGGATGTGGTCGCGGCCTCCGGGGACGCGGACTACACCAACTGGCTGCCTAGCCTCATCGTGCGCTATACGCCTGTTGAAAGCCTGATCGTGCGTGCCGCCTATTCGCGCAGCATCGGCCGCCCGCAATATGATTCGCTGCGACCGGGCGGCGAGGTTGGGTATGTGGACAATGGTGATGGCACGTTTGACGGCGCCGTCTCGCGCGGCAATCCGGCGCTCAAGCCCTATGTCTCTGATAACCTGGATCTGACCGCCGAGTGGTATTTCGCCGAAGGCGGCATCCTGTCGGCCGGCGCTTTCATGAAGTTCGTGAAGAACCCCATCTTCACCCAGAGCTTCACCATGGAAAACGCCAGCTTTGGCGGGCGCACCTATGACCGGCTCGAATTCTCCCAGCCGCAGAACGCGGACGAGGGCGAGATCAAGGGCGTGGAGTTCGCTTACCAGCAGCAATTCACCTTCCTGCCGGGCCTGTGGTCGGGCTTCGGTTTCGGCGCGAACCTGACGCTGGTTGATTCCGAACTGAAAATTCCGGGCCGGAGCAAATCCGGCTTCCCGCAGCAGTCGGATCTGCTCTGGGGCGTGCAGTTGTTCTATGAATATGGTCCGGTTGAGGCTTCCGTTGGCTACCACACCACCGGCAAGGCTCTTGCCAGCATTGGCGATGAGCGCCTGACGGATGTGTACAACGACGATCTGCGCCGGCTGGATGCCAAGTTCAGCTACGCCTTCAGCCCGAACTTCCGCATGTTTGTGGAAGGCAAGAACCTGACGGACGAGCCGACGCGCCAATATCAGGGCGGCATCGGCAACTGGGTGGTCCAGAACGAGCGCTACGGCCGGTCGTTCTACGTCGGCGCGGCTGTGAGGTTCTGA
- a CDS encoding glycosyltransferase, whose protein sequence is MFIHALTIGGAQSRTLALANGLAARGHQVDLIVAARGAAGETRLDPRVRLVPLSPRPPETVGSGLRRIADLMTSIPALARYLNSAGPDILLSMANHVAPIAALGHALMRRPKSTLLVLRASNHVTRTPSAHGNALRRLHLQPFWTQADHIIAVSGSVADSLIVGLGIAPSRITVLPSPILPDDLAARAAQTPEHDWLRAPDPARPTLLGIGRFVPQKGFDLLLDAFDQLRRRRSARLLLLGEGPQRPLLEEKVRQLGLEDLVSLPGITRNPFAALSHADLFVLPSRWEGLPATLIEALACGCPVVAADCPGGVREVLQDGRIGRLAPPGDAGLLAAAMDEALSQKPDRTVLQNAIQPYRSAAAIAAYEAWLLACLAGRDMARTPLKTGTYGS, encoded by the coding sequence TTGTTTATTCATGCTCTTACGATCGGCGGCGCGCAAAGCCGCACGCTGGCGCTTGCCAACGGCCTGGCGGCCAGGGGCCACCAGGTCGACCTGATCGTTGCCGCACGCGGCGCGGCCGGTGAAACGCGCCTCGACCCGCGTGTCCGCCTCGTGCCGCTGAGCCCGCGCCCGCCAGAGACCGTAGGTAGCGGCCTGCGCCGGATTGCGGACCTGATGACCAGCATCCCGGCCCTCGCGCGGTATCTGAACAGCGCCGGCCCGGACATCCTCCTCAGCATGGCGAACCATGTCGCGCCCATTGCCGCGCTGGGCCACGCGTTGATGCGACGACCGAAATCAACCCTGCTTGTGCTACGGGCAAGCAATCATGTGACGCGCACGCCCTCGGCCCATGGCAATGCCCTGCGGCGCCTGCACCTGCAGCCCTTCTGGACCCAGGCGGATCATATCATCGCCGTTTCCGGCTCTGTCGCCGACAGCCTGATCGTCGGCCTCGGCATTGCGCCCAGCCGCATCACGGTTCTGCCCAGCCCCATCCTGCCGGACGATCTGGCCGCCCGCGCCGCGCAGACGCCGGAGCACGATTGGCTGCGCGCGCCCGACCCGGCGCGCCCCACCCTTCTGGGGATCGGCCGCTTCGTACCGCAGAAGGGGTTTGACCTGCTGCTTGATGCTTTCGATCAGCTGCGCCGGCGGCGGTCCGCCCGCCTGCTGTTGCTGGGCGAGGGGCCTCAGCGGCCGCTCCTGGAAGAAAAGGTGCGCCAGTTGGGATTAGAGGATCTGGTCAGCCTTCCGGGAATCACGCGCAACCCGTTCGCCGCGCTCAGCCACGCTGACCTGTTCGTTCTGCCCTCCCGCTGGGAGGGGCTGCCCGCCACGCTCATCGAGGCGCTGGCCTGCGGCTGCCCTGTGGTTGCCGCCGACTGTCCTGGCGGCGTGCGCGAAGTCTTGCAGGACGGCCGCATCGGCCGGCTGGCGCCGCCCGGTGACGCCGGACTTCTGGCCGCAGCCATGGACGAGGCCTTGAGTCAGAAGCCCGACCGGACGGTTCTGCAAAACGCCATTCAGCCCTACCGAAGCGCAGCGGCGATTGCCGCCTATGAAGCCTGGCTGCTGGCTTGCCTGGCCGGACGCGACATGGCCCGTACTCCGCTAAAGACCGGAACCTACGGCTCCTAA
- a CDS encoding energy transducer TonB, whose amino-acid sequence MPRFEFWSWFRAPWRRLIAGRNAGRGGAWAAPRDLRTQAAILGSVIGLHLAILAALLSYRLLLPEAPDEPIIRLEAPLQVPPARDLAGMSLAPVPLPDLAPALPVPDAEARAAERAPKPRPPEEIIAEEALTPAVAAHSLNARGFDLVSPPRYAVASLRNRLPDYPAAARQLREEGVVILRVLVSPAGKSLSVDIYQSSGHARLDQAARQAILRWAFLPAERGRQPVTAWLLVPIRFIGGVRVLVDEAVIFGGQSSARQG is encoded by the coding sequence ATGCCCCGTTTCGAATTCTGGTCCTGGTTCCGCGCGCCCTGGCGCCGCCTGATCGCCGGCCGTAACGCCGGCAGGGGCGGAGCGTGGGCTGCCCCGCGCGATCTCAGGACGCAGGCGGCCATCCTCGGTAGCGTCATTGGCCTGCACCTGGCCATTCTTGCCGCTTTGCTCAGCTATCGCCTCCTCCTGCCGGAGGCCCCGGATGAACCCATTATCCGGCTGGAGGCCCCACTACAGGTTCCGCCTGCCAGGGATTTGGCGGGCATGTCGCTGGCGCCCGTGCCCCTGCCCGACCTTGCGCCTGCGCTGCCGGTGCCTGATGCCGAGGCTCGCGCTGCGGAGCGCGCGCCGAAGCCTCGCCCGCCCGAGGAGATCATTGCCGAGGAGGCGCTGACGCCTGCCGTTGCGGCCCACTCGCTCAACGCGCGGGGCTTTGATCTGGTATCGCCGCCCCGCTATGCGGTGGCCTCCCTGCGAAACCGCCTGCCGGATTACCCGGCCGCCGCCCGCCAGCTGAGGGAGGAGGGGGTGGTGATCCTGCGCGTGCTGGTGAGCCCGGCCGGGAAAAGCCTTTCCGTCGACATATATCAGAGCAGCGGCCATGCGCGGCTGGACCAGGCCGCCCGCCAGGCCATTCTGCGCTGGGCATTCCTTCCCGCCGAGCGCGGCCGCCAGCCGGTGACAGCGTGGCTGCTGGTGCCCATTCGCTTCATAGGCGGAGTGCGGGTGCTGGTCGACGAGGCCGTTATTTTTGGCGGGCAATCCTCTGCCCGGCAGGGTTAG
- a CDS encoding cellulase family glycosylhydrolase, giving the protein MAATARSPIPTGGTHIPTDFSNHHAVSFIGRPFPLEEADEHLDRLRHWGFNCLRLLTTWEAIEHAGSGQYDEAYLDYFTEVCERAGEKGFYVIVDLHQDAWARMSGGDGAPGWVFDALGLDFTKFHDAGAALVMQHAYDYSNPNPRQADYPPMAWTRNYWLPANGIIWTLFWVGELATPEWRIGGTNVQRFLQGHYIAAMTQIAQRVAHLPNVLGFDTMNEPGIGWVGTRLTYRHLAPSGDQLSPPMPGPALSPPRQPRRSAGDSGPRAPPDPSCGAGPGGAGG; this is encoded by the coding sequence TTGGCGGCGACAGCAAGGTCCCCTATCCCAACGGGGGGGACCCACATCCCCACGGACTTCTCGAACCATCACGCCGTCTCGTTCATCGGCCGGCCGTTTCCGCTCGAGGAGGCGGACGAGCATCTCGATCGGCTGCGGCATTGGGGTTTCAATTGCCTGCGGCTGCTGACGACATGGGAGGCTATCGAGCACGCCGGCTCCGGCCAGTATGACGAGGCGTACCTCGACTATTTCACCGAAGTGTGCGAGCGGGCCGGCGAGAAGGGGTTCTATGTCATCGTCGACCTGCACCAGGATGCGTGGGCGCGCATGTCGGGCGGCGATGGCGCCCCCGGCTGGGTGTTCGATGCGCTGGGGCTCGACTTCACCAAGTTCCATGACGCGGGCGCGGCGCTCGTCATGCAGCACGCTTATGATTACTCAAATCCCAATCCGCGTCAGGCGGACTATCCGCCCATGGCATGGACGCGCAACTACTGGCTGCCCGCCAATGGTATCATCTGGACCCTGTTCTGGGTCGGCGAGCTGGCAACGCCTGAGTGGAGAATCGGCGGCACGAACGTGCAGCGGTTTCTGCAGGGCCACTACATCGCGGCCATGACGCAGATCGCGCAGCGGGTGGCGCACCTGCCCAATGTTCTTGGCTTTGATACCATGAACGAGCCGGGCATCGGCTGGGTCGGCACGCGGCTGACCTATCGCCACCTGGCGCCCTCGGGCGACCAGCTCTCGCCCCCCATGCCGGGTCCGGCCCTGTCTCCCCCTCGACAGCCTCGTCGCAGCGCGGGGGATTCCGGTCCACGTGCCCCACCTGATCCATCATGCGGAGCTGGGCCGGGCGGTGCCGGTGGATGA
- a CDS encoding 4'-phosphopantetheinyl transferase family protein yields the protein MLQLWLLGLDDPRLAGMEAQACDWLEEGDRALMRQRKGDAARRFLFGRWLMRRALGKLSGLSPQELVFTLAPNGRPECEAIRERGLVFNLSHAGNRLVVAVARAAAIGVDVEERRRAAQALRIARTFFSEPEQHSLAGLPEEQAQAAALRLWIVRESLVKAVGGAVWDGMKGVSLDPGGSRMALDGLKRRAANAEGWQAAAGLLGASHCLALAVGGCETDWLRYPVPVVDPLEGTPRDHWMPELVWQA from the coding sequence GTGTTGCAGCTCTGGCTGCTTGGACTGGACGACCCGCGCCTGGCCGGCATGGAAGCGCAGGCGTGCGACTGGCTGGAGGAAGGCGATCGGGCGCTGATGCGGCAGCGCAAGGGCGATGCGGCGCGGCGGTTTCTGTTCGGCCGGTGGCTGATGCGTCGCGCCCTTGGGAAGCTTTCGGGCTTGTCGCCGCAGGAGCTGGTCTTCACCCTCGCTCCGAACGGCCGGCCGGAATGCGAGGCCATCCGTGAGCGCGGCCTTGTCTTCAACCTTTCCCATGCGGGCAACAGGCTGGTGGTGGCGGTGGCGCGCGCTGCCGCCATCGGCGTTGATGTGGAGGAAAGGCGCCGGGCCGCGCAGGCGCTGCGGATCGCCAGGACGTTCTTTTCAGAGCCGGAACAGCACAGCCTGGCCGGGCTGCCGGAAGAACAGGCGCAAGCGGCGGCCCTGCGGCTCTGGATAGTGCGGGAAAGCCTGGTCAAGGCCGTGGGCGGCGCGGTGTGGGATGGAATGAAGGGGGTGAGCCTCGACCCTGGCGGGTCGCGCATGGCGCTGGATGGCTTGAAGAGGCGCGCGGCAAATGCGGAAGGCTGGCAGGCGGCCGCCGGTTTGCTTGGCGCCAGCCACTGCCTTGCCCTTGCCGTTGGCGGCTGCGAGACGGACTGGCTCCGGTATCCTGTTCCCGTGGTCGACCCGTTGGAGGGAACGCCGCGCGATCACTGGATGCCGGAGCTTGTCTGGCAGGCGTAG
- a CDS encoding beta-ketoacyl-ACP synthase, whose translation MRRVVVTGMGGVSPIGNGWQAMEAGLRALKNGVRYMPEWEIYEGLNCRIAAIVPELDLPAHYTRQRVRSMGRIGMMSTFSSEMALADAGLIDNPILTSGKVGIAYGSSSGSPASIQEFGTMLVDRKTDSIRANTYVRMMPHTTAVNIGIFFGIRGRIIPTSSACTSGSLAIGYAYEAIKHGQQVIMVAGGAEEISPSQAAVFETLYATSSMNEQPHLTPCPFEASRDGLVIGEGAATLVLEDLEHALARGAHIHAEIIGFATNSDGRHVTQPTQETMAICMDMAVQDAGVSPDTIGYVNAHGTATDLGDVAESQATRQIFGRAVPISSLKSYLGHTLGACGSLEAMMTIGMMNGGWFAPTLNLQSIDPRCAELDYIVGAGREIETDTVMTNNFAFGGVNTSLILKRFV comes from the coding sequence ATGCGACGGGTGGTGGTGACCGGAATGGGGGGCGTCTCCCCCATCGGCAACGGCTGGCAGGCCATGGAAGCGGGGCTGCGCGCGCTCAAGAACGGTGTGCGCTACATGCCGGAATGGGAAATTTACGAAGGCCTCAATTGCCGCATCGCGGCTATCGTGCCTGAGCTTGACCTGCCTGCCCATTACACCCGCCAGCGGGTCCGCAGCATGGGCCGTATCGGCATGATGTCGACCTTTTCCAGCGAAATGGCGCTGGCCGATGCCGGGCTGATTGATAATCCCATCCTCACCAGCGGGAAGGTGGGCATTGCCTACGGCTCGTCCTCCGGCTCGCCCGCGTCCATTCAGGAATTCGGCACCATGCTGGTCGACCGCAAGACCGATAGCATTCGCGCGAACACCTATGTGCGGATGATGCCGCACACTACCGCCGTTAACATCGGCATCTTCTTCGGCATCCGCGGGCGCATCATCCCTACCTCCAGTGCCTGCACTTCGGGCAGCCTTGCCATCGGCTACGCCTACGAGGCGATCAAGCACGGCCAGCAGGTCATCATGGTGGCGGGCGGCGCGGAGGAGATCAGCCCCAGCCAGGCGGCGGTGTTCGAGACGCTCTACGCCACCAGTTCGATGAACGAGCAGCCTCACCTGACGCCCTGTCCCTTCGAGGCCAGCCGGGACGGCCTGGTGATCGGCGAAGGCGCAGCGACGCTGGTGCTGGAGGATCTGGAGCACGCGCTGGCGCGCGGCGCGCATATCCACGCCGAGATTATCGGCTTTGCCACCAACTCGGATGGCCGCCACGTGACCCAGCCGACGCAGGAGACCATGGCCATCTGCATGGACATGGCGGTGCAGGATGCTGGCGTCTCACCCGATACCATCGGATACGTCAACGCCCACGGCACGGCGACGGATCTGGGCGATGTGGCGGAGAGCCAGGCCACGCGCCAGATTTTCGGCCGTGCCGTGCCGATCAGTTCGCTCAAGAGCTATCTTGGCCACACGCTCGGCGCCTGCGGTAGTCTCGAGGCGATGATGACCATTGGCATGATGAACGGCGGCTGGTTCGCGCCGACCCTCAACCTCCAATCCATTGACCCGCGCTGCGCGGAGCTGGATTATATCGTGGGCGCGGGGCGCGAGATTGAGACGGATACCGTCATGACCAACAACTTCGCCTTCGGCGGCGTTAACACCTCGCTGATCCTGAAGCGCTTCGTCTGA